From a region of the Drosophila ananassae strain 14024-0371.13 chromosome XL, ASM1763931v2, whole genome shotgun sequence genome:
- the LOC6503154 gene encoding cytoplasmic dynein 1 intermediate chain isoform X7, with product MDRKAELERKKAKLAALREEKDRRRREKEIKDMEEAAGRIGGGAGIDKDQRKDLNEMLSSLGVAPVSEVLSSLSDVNSMTSDNSNTQTPDASLQATVNGQSGGKKQPLNLSVYNVQSTSIPPKETLVYTKQTQTTSTGGHERDVLSCHSSPLSGYMEDWWRPRKAHATDYYDDEESSLPHLDNGFTSKLPPGYLTHGLPTVKDVAPAITPLEIKKEAEVKKEVNELSEEQKQMIILSEDFQRFVVRAGRVIERALSENVDIYTDYIGGGDNEEANDERSHARLSLNRVFYDERWSKNRCITSMDWSTHFPELVVASYHNNEESPNEPDGVVMVWNTKFKKRTPEDVFHCQSAVMSTCFAKFNPNLILGGTYSGQIVLWDNRVQKRTPIQRTPLSAAAHTHPVYCLQMVGTQNAHNVISISSDGKLCSWSLDMLSQPQDTLELQQRQSKAIAITSMAFPANEINSLVMGSEDGYVYSASRHGLRSGVNEVYERHLGPITGISTHYNQLSPDFGHLFLTSSIDWTIKLWSLKDTKPLHSFEDNSDYVMDVAWSPVHPALFAAVDGSGRLDLWNLNQDTEVPTASIVVAGAPALNRVSWTPSGLHVCIGDEAGKLYVYDVAENLAQPSRDEWSRFNTHLNEIKMNQSDEV from the exons ATGGACCGAAAGGCTGAGCTGGAACGCAAGAAGGCCAAGTTGGCCGCTCTGCGGGAGGAGAAGGATCGCCGGCGCCGCGAGAAGGAGATCAAGGACATGGAGGAGGCGGCTGGTCGGATTGGTGGCGGTGCTGGCATAGACAAGGATCAGCGCAA GGATCTCAACGAGATGCTGTCGTCGTTGGGTGTGGCCCCCGTCTCGGAAGTACTCTCCTCGCTGTCGGACGTCAACTCCATGACGTCGGACAACTCCAACACACAGACCCCCGACGCCAGCCTGCAGGCCACTGTCAACGGGCAAAG CGGCGGAAAGAAACAGCCACTGAATCTGAGCGTCTACAATGTCCAGTCCACGAGCATTCCACCAAAGGAGACCCTGGTCTACACGAAACAAACGCAGACAACCAGTACCGGCGGACACGAACGTGATG TTCTTTCTTGCCACTCCTCGCCCCTGTCAGGATATATGGAGGATTGGTGGCGTCCACGTAAAG CTCATGCTACGGATTATTATG ACGACGAAGAGAGCTCGCTGCCACACCTGGACAATGGATTCACCTCCAAGCTGCCGCCGGGCTACCTCACCCACGGCCTGCCCACCGTCAAGGACGTGGCTCCAGCCATCACGCCCCTCGAGATCAAGAAGGAGGCCGAAGTGAAGAAGGAGG TTAACGAGCTATCCGAGGAACAGAAGCAGATGATCATCCTGTCGGAGGACTTCCAGCGATTCGTGGTGCGCGCCGGACGCGTCATCGAGCGTGCCCTCTCCGAGAACGTGGACATCTACACGGACTACATCGGCGGCGGGGACAACGAGGAGGCGAACGACGAACGCTCCCACGCCCGGCTCTCCCTCAACCGGGTGTTCTACGACGAGCGCTGGTCCAAGAACCGCTGCATCACCAGCATGGACTGGTCCACCCACTTCCCGGAACTGGTGGTGGCCTCCTACCACAACAACGAGGAGAGCCCCAACGAGCCGGACGGTGTGGTGATGGTGTGGAACACAAAGTTCAAGAAACGGACACCCGAGGACGTCTTCCACTGCCAGAGCGCTGTGATGTCCACCTGCTTCGCCAAGTTCAACCCGAACCTGATCCTCGGCGGCACCTACTCAGGCCAGATTGTGCTGTGGGACAATCGCGTCCAGAAGCGCACGCCCATCCAGCGAACACCCCTCAGCGCCGCCGCACACACGCATCCGGTCTACTGCCTCCAGATGGTGGGCACCCAGAACGCGCACAACGTCATCTCCATCTCCTCGGACGGCAAACTGTGCTCGTGGTCGCTGGACATGCTCTCGCAGCCGCAGGACACCCTCGAGCTGCAGCAGCGCCAGTCGAAGGCCATTGCCATCACCTCCATGGCCTTCCCGGCCAACGAGATCAACAGCCTGGTGATGGGCAGCGAGGACGGCTACGTCTACTCGGCCTCGCGTCACGGTCTGCGTTCCGGGGTGAATGAGGTATACGAGCGGCATCTGGGCCCTATCACGGGCATCTCCACACACTACAACCAGCTGTCGCCGGACTTTGGGCATTTGTTCCTCACCTCGTCCATCGACTGGACCATCAAGCTCTGGTCGCTCAAG GACACGAAACCATTGCACTCCTTTGAGGACAACTCGGACTATGTCATGGATGTGGCCTGGTCGCCAGTGCATCCGGCGCTCTTCGCCGCCGTCGACGGCAGCGGCCGGCTGGATCTGTGGAACCTCAACCAGGACACCGAGGTGCCGACGGCCTCGATTGTGGTGGCCGGTGCTCCGGCCCTCAACAGAGTCTCCTGGACGCCGTCGGGCCTGCACGTgtgcatcggcgacgaggccgGCAAGCTGTACGTCTACGACGTGGCCGAGAATCTGGCGCAGCCGTCGCGCGACGAGTGGTCCCGGTTCAACACCCATCTCAACGAGATCAAGATGAACCAGAGCGACGAGGTCTAG
- the LOC6503154 gene encoding cytoplasmic dynein 1 intermediate chain isoform X3 — MDRKAELERKKAKLAALREEKDRRRREKEIKDMEEAAGRIGGGAGIDKDQRKDLNEMLSSLGVAPVSEVLSSLSDVNSMTSDNSNTQTPDASLQATVNGQSGGKKQPLNLSVYNVQSTSIPPKETLVYTKQTQTTSTGGHERDVLSCHSSPLSGYMEDWWRPRKAHATDYYVLAFDAQGDDEESSLPHLDNGFTSKLPPGYLTHGLPTVKDVAPAITPLEIKKEAEVKKEVNELSEEQKQMIILSEDFQRFVVRAGRVIERALSENVDIYTDYIGGGDNEEANDERSHARLSLNRVFYDERWSKNRCITSMDWSTHFPELVVASYHNNEESPNEPDGVVMVWNTKFKKRTPEDVFHCQSAVMSTCFAKFNPNLILGGTYSGQIVLWDNRVQKRTPIQRTPLSAAAHTHPVYCLQMVGTQNAHNVISISSDGKLCSWSLDMLSQPQDTLELQQRQSKAIAITSMAFPANEINSLVMGSEDGYVYSASRHGLRSGVNEVYERHLGPITGISTHYNQLSPDFGHLFLTSSIDWTIKLWSLKDTKPLHSFEDNSDYVMDVAWSPVHPALFAAVDGSGRLDLWNLNQDTEVPTASIVVAGAPALNRVSWTPSGLHVCIGDEAGKLYVYDVAENLAQPSRDEWSRFNTHLNEIKMNQSDEV, encoded by the exons ATGGACCGAAAGGCTGAGCTGGAACGCAAGAAGGCCAAGTTGGCCGCTCTGCGGGAGGAGAAGGATCGCCGGCGCCGCGAGAAGGAGATCAAGGACATGGAGGAGGCGGCTGGTCGGATTGGTGGCGGTGCTGGCATAGACAAGGATCAGCGCAA GGATCTCAACGAGATGCTGTCGTCGTTGGGTGTGGCCCCCGTCTCGGAAGTACTCTCCTCGCTGTCGGACGTCAACTCCATGACGTCGGACAACTCCAACACACAGACCCCCGACGCCAGCCTGCAGGCCACTGTCAACGGGCAAAG CGGCGGAAAGAAACAGCCACTGAATCTGAGCGTCTACAATGTCCAGTCCACGAGCATTCCACCAAAGGAGACCCTGGTCTACACGAAACAAACGCAGACAACCAGTACCGGCGGACACGAACGTGATG TTCTTTCTTGCCACTCCTCGCCCCTGTCAGGATATATGGAGGATTGGTGGCGTCCACGTAAAG CTCATGCTACGGATTATTATG TGCTTGCATTTGATGCCCAAGGAGACGACGAAGAGAGCTCGCTGCCACACCTGGACAATGGATTCACCTCCAAGCTGCCGCCGGGCTACCTCACCCACGGCCTGCCCACCGTCAAGGACGTGGCTCCAGCCATCACGCCCCTCGAGATCAAGAAGGAGGCCGAAGTGAAGAAGGAGG TTAACGAGCTATCCGAGGAACAGAAGCAGATGATCATCCTGTCGGAGGACTTCCAGCGATTCGTGGTGCGCGCCGGACGCGTCATCGAGCGTGCCCTCTCCGAGAACGTGGACATCTACACGGACTACATCGGCGGCGGGGACAACGAGGAGGCGAACGACGAACGCTCCCACGCCCGGCTCTCCCTCAACCGGGTGTTCTACGACGAGCGCTGGTCCAAGAACCGCTGCATCACCAGCATGGACTGGTCCACCCACTTCCCGGAACTGGTGGTGGCCTCCTACCACAACAACGAGGAGAGCCCCAACGAGCCGGACGGTGTGGTGATGGTGTGGAACACAAAGTTCAAGAAACGGACACCCGAGGACGTCTTCCACTGCCAGAGCGCTGTGATGTCCACCTGCTTCGCCAAGTTCAACCCGAACCTGATCCTCGGCGGCACCTACTCAGGCCAGATTGTGCTGTGGGACAATCGCGTCCAGAAGCGCACGCCCATCCAGCGAACACCCCTCAGCGCCGCCGCACACACGCATCCGGTCTACTGCCTCCAGATGGTGGGCACCCAGAACGCGCACAACGTCATCTCCATCTCCTCGGACGGCAAACTGTGCTCGTGGTCGCTGGACATGCTCTCGCAGCCGCAGGACACCCTCGAGCTGCAGCAGCGCCAGTCGAAGGCCATTGCCATCACCTCCATGGCCTTCCCGGCCAACGAGATCAACAGCCTGGTGATGGGCAGCGAGGACGGCTACGTCTACTCGGCCTCGCGTCACGGTCTGCGTTCCGGGGTGAATGAGGTATACGAGCGGCATCTGGGCCCTATCACGGGCATCTCCACACACTACAACCAGCTGTCGCCGGACTTTGGGCATTTGTTCCTCACCTCGTCCATCGACTGGACCATCAAGCTCTGGTCGCTCAAG GACACGAAACCATTGCACTCCTTTGAGGACAACTCGGACTATGTCATGGATGTGGCCTGGTCGCCAGTGCATCCGGCGCTCTTCGCCGCCGTCGACGGCAGCGGCCGGCTGGATCTGTGGAACCTCAACCAGGACACCGAGGTGCCGACGGCCTCGATTGTGGTGGCCGGTGCTCCGGCCCTCAACAGAGTCTCCTGGACGCCGTCGGGCCTGCACGTgtgcatcggcgacgaggccgGCAAGCTGTACGTCTACGACGTGGCCGAGAATCTGGCGCAGCCGTCGCGCGACGAGTGGTCCCGGTTCAACACCCATCTCAACGAGATCAAGATGAACCAGAGCGACGAGGTCTAG
- the LOC6503154 gene encoding cytoplasmic dynein 1 intermediate chain isoform X9, with protein sequence MDRKAELERKKAKLAALREEKDRRRREKEIKDMEEAAGRIGGGAGIDKDQRKDLNEMLSSLGVAPVSEVLSSLSDVNSMTSDNSNTQTPDASLQATVNGQSGGKKQPLNLSVYNVQSTSIPPKETLVYTKQTQTTSTGGHERDAHATDYYDEYNLNPGLEWEDEFTDDEESSLPHLDNGFTSKLPPGYLTHGLPTVKDVAPAITPLEIKKEAEVKKEVNELSEEQKQMIILSEDFQRFVVRAGRVIERALSENVDIYTDYIGGGDNEEANDERSHARLSLNRVFYDERWSKNRCITSMDWSTHFPELVVASYHNNEESPNEPDGVVMVWNTKFKKRTPEDVFHCQSAVMSTCFAKFNPNLILGGTYSGQIVLWDNRVQKRTPIQRTPLSAAAHTHPVYCLQMVGTQNAHNVISISSDGKLCSWSLDMLSQPQDTLELQQRQSKAIAITSMAFPANEINSLVMGSEDGYVYSASRHGLRSGVNEVYERHLGPITGISTHYNQLSPDFGHLFLTSSIDWTIKLWSLKDTKPLHSFEDNSDYVMDVAWSPVHPALFAAVDGSGRLDLWNLNQDTEVPTASIVVAGAPALNRVSWTPSGLHVCIGDEAGKLYVYDVAENLAQPSRDEWSRFNTHLNEIKMNQSDEV encoded by the exons ATGGACCGAAAGGCTGAGCTGGAACGCAAGAAGGCCAAGTTGGCCGCTCTGCGGGAGGAGAAGGATCGCCGGCGCCGCGAGAAGGAGATCAAGGACATGGAGGAGGCGGCTGGTCGGATTGGTGGCGGTGCTGGCATAGACAAGGATCAGCGCAA GGATCTCAACGAGATGCTGTCGTCGTTGGGTGTGGCCCCCGTCTCGGAAGTACTCTCCTCGCTGTCGGACGTCAACTCCATGACGTCGGACAACTCCAACACACAGACCCCCGACGCCAGCCTGCAGGCCACTGTCAACGGGCAAAG CGGCGGAAAGAAACAGCCACTGAATCTGAGCGTCTACAATGTCCAGTCCACGAGCATTCCACCAAAGGAGACCCTGGTCTACACGAAACAAACGCAGACAACCAGTACCGGCGGACACGAACGTGATG CTCATGCTACGGATTATTATG ATGAATACAATCTTAATCCGGGTTTAGAGTGGGAGGATGAATTCACAG ACGACGAAGAGAGCTCGCTGCCACACCTGGACAATGGATTCACCTCCAAGCTGCCGCCGGGCTACCTCACCCACGGCCTGCCCACCGTCAAGGACGTGGCTCCAGCCATCACGCCCCTCGAGATCAAGAAGGAGGCCGAAGTGAAGAAGGAGG TTAACGAGCTATCCGAGGAACAGAAGCAGATGATCATCCTGTCGGAGGACTTCCAGCGATTCGTGGTGCGCGCCGGACGCGTCATCGAGCGTGCCCTCTCCGAGAACGTGGACATCTACACGGACTACATCGGCGGCGGGGACAACGAGGAGGCGAACGACGAACGCTCCCACGCCCGGCTCTCCCTCAACCGGGTGTTCTACGACGAGCGCTGGTCCAAGAACCGCTGCATCACCAGCATGGACTGGTCCACCCACTTCCCGGAACTGGTGGTGGCCTCCTACCACAACAACGAGGAGAGCCCCAACGAGCCGGACGGTGTGGTGATGGTGTGGAACACAAAGTTCAAGAAACGGACACCCGAGGACGTCTTCCACTGCCAGAGCGCTGTGATGTCCACCTGCTTCGCCAAGTTCAACCCGAACCTGATCCTCGGCGGCACCTACTCAGGCCAGATTGTGCTGTGGGACAATCGCGTCCAGAAGCGCACGCCCATCCAGCGAACACCCCTCAGCGCCGCCGCACACACGCATCCGGTCTACTGCCTCCAGATGGTGGGCACCCAGAACGCGCACAACGTCATCTCCATCTCCTCGGACGGCAAACTGTGCTCGTGGTCGCTGGACATGCTCTCGCAGCCGCAGGACACCCTCGAGCTGCAGCAGCGCCAGTCGAAGGCCATTGCCATCACCTCCATGGCCTTCCCGGCCAACGAGATCAACAGCCTGGTGATGGGCAGCGAGGACGGCTACGTCTACTCGGCCTCGCGTCACGGTCTGCGTTCCGGGGTGAATGAGGTATACGAGCGGCATCTGGGCCCTATCACGGGCATCTCCACACACTACAACCAGCTGTCGCCGGACTTTGGGCATTTGTTCCTCACCTCGTCCATCGACTGGACCATCAAGCTCTGGTCGCTCAAG GACACGAAACCATTGCACTCCTTTGAGGACAACTCGGACTATGTCATGGATGTGGCCTGGTCGCCAGTGCATCCGGCGCTCTTCGCCGCCGTCGACGGCAGCGGCCGGCTGGATCTGTGGAACCTCAACCAGGACACCGAGGTGCCGACGGCCTCGATTGTGGTGGCCGGTGCTCCGGCCCTCAACAGAGTCTCCTGGACGCCGTCGGGCCTGCACGTgtgcatcggcgacgaggccgGCAAGCTGTACGTCTACGACGTGGCCGAGAATCTGGCGCAGCCGTCGCGCGACGAGTGGTCCCGGTTCAACACCCATCTCAACGAGATCAAGATGAACCAGAGCGACGAGGTCTAG
- the LOC6503154 gene encoding cytoplasmic dynein 1 intermediate chain isoform X14 yields MDRKAELERKKAKLAALREEKDRRRREKEIKDMEEAAGRIGGGAGIDKDQRKDLNEMLSSLGVAPVSEVLSSLSDVNSMTSDNSNTQTPDASLQATVNGQSGGKKQPLNLSVYNVQSTSIPPKETLVYTKQTQTTSTGGHERDAHATDYYGDDEESSLPHLDNGFTSKLPPGYLTHGLPTVKDVAPAITPLEIKKEAEVKKEVNELSEEQKQMIILSEDFQRFVVRAGRVIERALSENVDIYTDYIGGGDNEEANDERSHARLSLNRVFYDERWSKNRCITSMDWSTHFPELVVASYHNNEESPNEPDGVVMVWNTKFKKRTPEDVFHCQSAVMSTCFAKFNPNLILGGTYSGQIVLWDNRVQKRTPIQRTPLSAAAHTHPVYCLQMVGTQNAHNVISISSDGKLCSWSLDMLSQPQDTLELQQRQSKAIAITSMAFPANEINSLVMGSEDGYVYSASRHGLRSGVNEVYERHLGPITGISTHYNQLSPDFGHLFLTSSIDWTIKLWSLKDTKPLHSFEDNSDYVMDVAWSPVHPALFAAVDGSGRLDLWNLNQDTEVPTASIVVAGAPALNRVSWTPSGLHVCIGDEAGKLYVYDVAENLAQPSRDEWSRFNTHLNEIKMNQSDEV; encoded by the exons ATGGACCGAAAGGCTGAGCTGGAACGCAAGAAGGCCAAGTTGGCCGCTCTGCGGGAGGAGAAGGATCGCCGGCGCCGCGAGAAGGAGATCAAGGACATGGAGGAGGCGGCTGGTCGGATTGGTGGCGGTGCTGGCATAGACAAGGATCAGCGCAA GGATCTCAACGAGATGCTGTCGTCGTTGGGTGTGGCCCCCGTCTCGGAAGTACTCTCCTCGCTGTCGGACGTCAACTCCATGACGTCGGACAACTCCAACACACAGACCCCCGACGCCAGCCTGCAGGCCACTGTCAACGGGCAAAG CGGCGGAAAGAAACAGCCACTGAATCTGAGCGTCTACAATGTCCAGTCCACGAGCATTCCACCAAAGGAGACCCTGGTCTACACGAAACAAACGCAGACAACCAGTACCGGCGGACACGAACGTGATG CTCATGCTACGGATTATTATG GAGACGACGAAGAGAGCTCGCTGCCACACCTGGACAATGGATTCACCTCCAAGCTGCCGCCGGGCTACCTCACCCACGGCCTGCCCACCGTCAAGGACGTGGCTCCAGCCATCACGCCCCTCGAGATCAAGAAGGAGGCCGAAGTGAAGAAGGAGG TTAACGAGCTATCCGAGGAACAGAAGCAGATGATCATCCTGTCGGAGGACTTCCAGCGATTCGTGGTGCGCGCCGGACGCGTCATCGAGCGTGCCCTCTCCGAGAACGTGGACATCTACACGGACTACATCGGCGGCGGGGACAACGAGGAGGCGAACGACGAACGCTCCCACGCCCGGCTCTCCCTCAACCGGGTGTTCTACGACGAGCGCTGGTCCAAGAACCGCTGCATCACCAGCATGGACTGGTCCACCCACTTCCCGGAACTGGTGGTGGCCTCCTACCACAACAACGAGGAGAGCCCCAACGAGCCGGACGGTGTGGTGATGGTGTGGAACACAAAGTTCAAGAAACGGACACCCGAGGACGTCTTCCACTGCCAGAGCGCTGTGATGTCCACCTGCTTCGCCAAGTTCAACCCGAACCTGATCCTCGGCGGCACCTACTCAGGCCAGATTGTGCTGTGGGACAATCGCGTCCAGAAGCGCACGCCCATCCAGCGAACACCCCTCAGCGCCGCCGCACACACGCATCCGGTCTACTGCCTCCAGATGGTGGGCACCCAGAACGCGCACAACGTCATCTCCATCTCCTCGGACGGCAAACTGTGCTCGTGGTCGCTGGACATGCTCTCGCAGCCGCAGGACACCCTCGAGCTGCAGCAGCGCCAGTCGAAGGCCATTGCCATCACCTCCATGGCCTTCCCGGCCAACGAGATCAACAGCCTGGTGATGGGCAGCGAGGACGGCTACGTCTACTCGGCCTCGCGTCACGGTCTGCGTTCCGGGGTGAATGAGGTATACGAGCGGCATCTGGGCCCTATCACGGGCATCTCCACACACTACAACCAGCTGTCGCCGGACTTTGGGCATTTGTTCCTCACCTCGTCCATCGACTGGACCATCAAGCTCTGGTCGCTCAAG GACACGAAACCATTGCACTCCTTTGAGGACAACTCGGACTATGTCATGGATGTGGCCTGGTCGCCAGTGCATCCGGCGCTCTTCGCCGCCGTCGACGGCAGCGGCCGGCTGGATCTGTGGAACCTCAACCAGGACACCGAGGTGCCGACGGCCTCGATTGTGGTGGCCGGTGCTCCGGCCCTCAACAGAGTCTCCTGGACGCCGTCGGGCCTGCACGTgtgcatcggcgacgaggccgGCAAGCTGTACGTCTACGACGTGGCCGAGAATCTGGCGCAGCCGTCGCGCGACGAGTGGTCCCGGTTCAACACCCATCTCAACGAGATCAAGATGAACCAGAGCGACGAGGTCTAG
- the LOC6503154 gene encoding cytoplasmic dynein 1 intermediate chain isoform X15, whose amino-acid sequence MDRKAELERKKAKLAALREEKDRRRREKEIKDMEEAAGRIGGGAGIDKDQRKDLNEMLSSLGVAPVSEVLSSLSDVNSMTSDNSNTQTPDASLQATVNGQSGGKKQPLNLSVYNVQSTSIPPKETLVYTKQTQTTSTGGHERDAHATDYYDDEESSLPHLDNGFTSKLPPGYLTHGLPTVKDVAPAITPLEIKKEAEVKKEVNELSEEQKQMIILSEDFQRFVVRAGRVIERALSENVDIYTDYIGGGDNEEANDERSHARLSLNRVFYDERWSKNRCITSMDWSTHFPELVVASYHNNEESPNEPDGVVMVWNTKFKKRTPEDVFHCQSAVMSTCFAKFNPNLILGGTYSGQIVLWDNRVQKRTPIQRTPLSAAAHTHPVYCLQMVGTQNAHNVISISSDGKLCSWSLDMLSQPQDTLELQQRQSKAIAITSMAFPANEINSLVMGSEDGYVYSASRHGLRSGVNEVYERHLGPITGISTHYNQLSPDFGHLFLTSSIDWTIKLWSLKDTKPLHSFEDNSDYVMDVAWSPVHPALFAAVDGSGRLDLWNLNQDTEVPTASIVVAGAPALNRVSWTPSGLHVCIGDEAGKLYVYDVAENLAQPSRDEWSRFNTHLNEIKMNQSDEV is encoded by the exons ATGGACCGAAAGGCTGAGCTGGAACGCAAGAAGGCCAAGTTGGCCGCTCTGCGGGAGGAGAAGGATCGCCGGCGCCGCGAGAAGGAGATCAAGGACATGGAGGAGGCGGCTGGTCGGATTGGTGGCGGTGCTGGCATAGACAAGGATCAGCGCAA GGATCTCAACGAGATGCTGTCGTCGTTGGGTGTGGCCCCCGTCTCGGAAGTACTCTCCTCGCTGTCGGACGTCAACTCCATGACGTCGGACAACTCCAACACACAGACCCCCGACGCCAGCCTGCAGGCCACTGTCAACGGGCAAAG CGGCGGAAAGAAACAGCCACTGAATCTGAGCGTCTACAATGTCCAGTCCACGAGCATTCCACCAAAGGAGACCCTGGTCTACACGAAACAAACGCAGACAACCAGTACCGGCGGACACGAACGTGATG CTCATGCTACGGATTATTATG ACGACGAAGAGAGCTCGCTGCCACACCTGGACAATGGATTCACCTCCAAGCTGCCGCCGGGCTACCTCACCCACGGCCTGCCCACCGTCAAGGACGTGGCTCCAGCCATCACGCCCCTCGAGATCAAGAAGGAGGCCGAAGTGAAGAAGGAGG TTAACGAGCTATCCGAGGAACAGAAGCAGATGATCATCCTGTCGGAGGACTTCCAGCGATTCGTGGTGCGCGCCGGACGCGTCATCGAGCGTGCCCTCTCCGAGAACGTGGACATCTACACGGACTACATCGGCGGCGGGGACAACGAGGAGGCGAACGACGAACGCTCCCACGCCCGGCTCTCCCTCAACCGGGTGTTCTACGACGAGCGCTGGTCCAAGAACCGCTGCATCACCAGCATGGACTGGTCCACCCACTTCCCGGAACTGGTGGTGGCCTCCTACCACAACAACGAGGAGAGCCCCAACGAGCCGGACGGTGTGGTGATGGTGTGGAACACAAAGTTCAAGAAACGGACACCCGAGGACGTCTTCCACTGCCAGAGCGCTGTGATGTCCACCTGCTTCGCCAAGTTCAACCCGAACCTGATCCTCGGCGGCACCTACTCAGGCCAGATTGTGCTGTGGGACAATCGCGTCCAGAAGCGCACGCCCATCCAGCGAACACCCCTCAGCGCCGCCGCACACACGCATCCGGTCTACTGCCTCCAGATGGTGGGCACCCAGAACGCGCACAACGTCATCTCCATCTCCTCGGACGGCAAACTGTGCTCGTGGTCGCTGGACATGCTCTCGCAGCCGCAGGACACCCTCGAGCTGCAGCAGCGCCAGTCGAAGGCCATTGCCATCACCTCCATGGCCTTCCCGGCCAACGAGATCAACAGCCTGGTGATGGGCAGCGAGGACGGCTACGTCTACTCGGCCTCGCGTCACGGTCTGCGTTCCGGGGTGAATGAGGTATACGAGCGGCATCTGGGCCCTATCACGGGCATCTCCACACACTACAACCAGCTGTCGCCGGACTTTGGGCATTTGTTCCTCACCTCGTCCATCGACTGGACCATCAAGCTCTGGTCGCTCAAG GACACGAAACCATTGCACTCCTTTGAGGACAACTCGGACTATGTCATGGATGTGGCCTGGTCGCCAGTGCATCCGGCGCTCTTCGCCGCCGTCGACGGCAGCGGCCGGCTGGATCTGTGGAACCTCAACCAGGACACCGAGGTGCCGACGGCCTCGATTGTGGTGGCCGGTGCTCCGGCCCTCAACAGAGTCTCCTGGACGCCGTCGGGCCTGCACGTgtgcatcggcgacgaggccgGCAAGCTGTACGTCTACGACGTGGCCGAGAATCTGGCGCAGCCGTCGCGCGACGAGTGGTCCCGGTTCAACACCCATCTCAACGAGATCAAGATGAACCAGAGCGACGAGGTCTAG